A window from Citrus sinensis cultivar Valencia sweet orange chromosome 5, DVS_A1.0, whole genome shotgun sequence encodes these proteins:
- the LOC107174815 gene encoding disease resistance protein RFL1-like has translation MDNLRTIWHHQLASESFRKLKNLEIEECDKLMNIFPPLVGIPTSLVNLYVWNCKKLEEIVGHAGEEVKENRIAFSELKLLELDDLPRLTSFCLENYTLEFPSLERVFVTHCPNMKTFSLGIVSTPKLHKVQVTVKEEDELHHREDNLNSTIQEHYTRSRGNK, from the exons ATGGATAACCTAAGAACAATATGGCACCACCAGCTTGCTTCGGAGTCTTTCaggaaattgaagaatttggAGATAGAAGAGTGTGATAAgctaatgaatatttttcctcCATTG GTTGGAATTCCTACTAGTCTGGTGAATCTTTATGTATGGAACtgcaaaaaattagaagaaatcGTAGGACATGCTGGAGAAGAAGTGAAGGAGAATCGTATTGCTTTCAGTgaattaaaacttttggaaCTTGATGATTTACCAAGGCTTACCAGCTTTTGTTTGGAGAATTACACTCTTGAATTCCCATCATTGGAACGAGTATTTGTGACACATTGTCCGAACATGAAGACTTTTTCCCTGGGAATCGTATCCACACCAAAGCTGCACAAAGTGCAAGTGACTGTAAAGGAAGAGGATGAATTGCACCATCGGGAAGACAATCTTAATTCCACTATACAAGAACACTATACAAGATCTCGTGGAAATAAGTAA
- the LOC127902483 gene encoding probable disease resistance protein At1g61310: MAIEACLAFLTNCVSEGAKSLFNPITWQISYVFKYQSYIDELKVQVKQPGYKREMVQQPVNHARLQGDELYEGVTDWLHSVDEFISEGVAKSIIDDEDRAKKSCFKGLCPNLISRYKLSKQAAKAAEAAASLVGKGNFSNVSYRPAPKRAEHMQVKDFEAFDSRMKVFQDVVETVKVDKVNIIGVYGMGGVGKTTLVKQVANQVMEDKLFDKFVMAEITQTPDHHKIQDKLAFDLGMEFDLNENEFQRASRLCQRLKQEKRLLIILDNIWTKLEFDTVGIPYGDVDEKDREDDRRRRTIILTSRSRDLLRNDMKSQKDFSIEVLSKEEALQLFGKIVCNSAKASSFQPLADEIVEKCGGLPVALITLAKALQNERLVISAYFSYILLLISLSFSCFGLKYSSYFS; the protein is encoded by the coding sequence ATGGCTATAGAAGCGTGTCTGGCTTTTTTAACCAACTGTGTATCAGAAGGTGCAAAGTCACTGTTCAACCCGATTACATGGCAGATATCTTATGTTTTCAAGTACCAGAGCTACATAGATGAGCTAAAAGTTCAAGTGAAGCAGCCGGGATATAAGAGAGAAATGGTGCAGCAACCAGTTAATCATGCTAGGCTACAAGGGGATGAGCTTTATGAGGGTGTCACAGACTGGCTACATAGCGTTGATGAATTCATCAGTGAAGGGGTTGCAAAATCCattattgatgatgaagatagaGCTAAGAAGTCCTGCTTCAAAGGATTATGCCCAAACTTGATTTCTCGTTACAAGCTTAGTAAACAAGCAGCAAAAGCGGCAGAAGCTGCCGCTAGTCTCGTGGGAAAAGGCAACTTCTCCAATGTTTCCTACCGTCCTGCTCCAAAGCGGGCAGAACATATGCAAGTGAAAGATTTCGAGGCGTTTGATTCAAGAATGAAAGTATTTCAAGATGTTGTAGAGACGGTGAAGGTTGACAAGGTCAACATAATTGGGGTCTATGGGATGGGCGGCGTGGGCAAAACCACGCTGGTCAAACAAGTTGCAAACCAAGTGATGGAAGATAAGTTGTTCGATAAGTTCGTTATGGCTGAGATAACACAGACCCCAGATCATCATAAAATTCAAGACAAACTTGCTTTTGATTTAGGCATGGAATTTGACTTGAATGAGAATGAATTTCAAAGAGCTTCTCGACTGTGTCAAAGGTTGAAGCAAGAGAAGCGGCTCCTCATTATACTGGATAATATTTGGACAAAACTTGAGTTCGATACAGTTGGAATTCCTTATGGGGATGTTGATGAGAAAGATAGAGAGGACGATCGGAGAAGACGCACAATAATATTGACGTCTAGAAGTCGAGATTTATTGCGCAATGATATGAAATCTCAGAAGGATTTCTCAATTGAAGTTTTATCAAAGGAAGAAGCATTGCAATTGTTTGGAAAGATAGTGTGTAATTCTGCAAAAGCATCTTCTTTTCAACCTTTAGCAGATGAGATCGTTGAAAAATGCGGAGGATTGCCTGTTGCACTTATTACCCTTGCAAAAGCTTTGCAAAATGAGAGGCTTgtgataagtgcatatttttcatatattttgctattaatttctctatctttttcttgttttggtcttaaatattctagttattttagttaa